CCTGGAAGCGGTGAACGAGGGCCTGAACCAGGCCATGGCGGCCGACGACGCGGTGATCGTCCTGGGCGAGGACATCGCCGGGGGCGCAGGCCTGGGCGGCCGGCACGAGGGGGCCATGGGGGGCACTTTCGGCGCCACGCGGGGGCTGCTGGGGACCTTCGGGCCGGCGCGGGTGCGCGACACGCCGATCTCCGAGGCGGGCTTCGTGGGCGCCGCCACCGGCGCCGCCCTGGCGGGCCTGCGGCCGGTCGTGGACGTGATGTGGGCCAGCTTCGTGCCGTACTGCTTCGATCAGGTCTTCAACCAGGCCGCCAAGATGCGCTACATGTTCGGCGGCCAGGCCACCGTGCCGCTGGTGCTGCGCATGGCCGTCGGGGCGGGCCTGCGGGCGGCGGGCCAGCACTCCGACACCCTGTACCCGGTGTTCGCCAGCGTTCCGGGGCTGAAGGTGGTGGCACCGTCCACGCCCGCCGATGCCAAGGGGTTGCTGCTGCGGGCCATCGCCGACGACAACCCGGTGATGTTCCTCGAGCACATGGGCCTGTACCGCACGAAGGGACCGGTGGCGCCGGAGCCGTATGAGATCGCCCTCGGGCAGGCCGCCTGCCTCCGGTCCGGGGACGACGTCAGCCTCGTTGCCGTCGGCGAATGCACCCTGCGGGCCCTCACCGCCGCCGAGGAGCTCGCCGGGGAGGGCATCTCGGCGGAGGTGATCGACGTGCGCA
Above is a genomic segment from bacterium containing:
- a CDS encoding alpha-ketoacid dehydrogenase subunit beta, which codes for MERDVLAPDPAGPQPAVAAPPAEREITFLEAVNEGLNQAMAADDAVIVLGEDIAGGAGLGGRHEGAMGGTFGATRGLLGTFGPARVRDTPISEAGFVGAATGAALAGLRPVVDVMWASFVPYCFDQVFNQAAKMRYMFGGQATVPLVLRMAVGAGLRAAGQHSDTLYPVFASVPGLKVVAPSTPADAKGLLLRAIADDNPVMFLEHMGLYRTKGPVAPEPYEIALGQAACLRSGDDVSLVAVGECTLRALTAAEELAGEGISAEVIDVRTIAPLDAETICASVGRTGRAVVVEESPRRCGLAAEIAAVITENTFASLSHPVARVTAANSPVPFSPPLEDAWLPSAADIVAAVRAMD